The Urbifossiella limnaea genome has a window encoding:
- the iscX gene encoding Fe-S cluster assembly protein IscX, translating into MTWHDSRDIGEQLFEKFGKLNPLTVRFTDLHKHVLALDGFEGKPEASNEKLLEAIQMAWYEEWEDEYGE; encoded by the coding sequence ATGACGTGGCACGACTCCCGCGACATCGGCGAGCAGCTGTTCGAGAAGTTCGGAAAGCTGAACCCGCTGACCGTTCGGTTCACCGACCTGCACAAGCACGTGCTGGCGCTCGACGGCTTCGAGGGGAAGCCGGAGGCGTCCAACGAGAAGCTGTTGGAGGCCATCCAGATGGCGTGGTACGAGGAGTGGGAGGACGAGTACGGCGAGTAA
- the treZ gene encoding malto-oligosyltrehalose trehalohydrolase — translation MPTRRLPVGAEVVPGGVHFRVWAPIRTTVEVVIEAGPTAALAAEGGGYFSALVPGVAAGDRYKFRLDGRPNTHPDLASRYQPAGPHGPSQVVDPAVFPWTDQDWKGVLETGQVFYEMHVGTFTPDGTFAAAADKLPELAALGVTAVEVMPVAEFPGEFGWGYDGVHMFAPTRLYGTPDDFRRFVDRAHALGLGVILDVVYNHFGPSGNYTREYSPQFFSTVHKTDWGEPFNFDGPDSGPVREFFVANAGYWVDEFHLDGLRLDATQAIFDDSKEYVVTSIARRAREAGRGKSIYVVAENEPQDARLARPSESGGSGLNALWNDDLHHACRVALTARNEGYFSDYLGTPQELISAAKYGFLYQGQRYRWHARPRGRAAFDLKPHNFVAFLENHDQVANSCRGLRLNQLASPGKLRALTAYLLLGPATPMLFQGQEWASTRPFLYFAHHEPDLAKLVHEGRRGELKRFRSQSSPAVLAQVADPAAAETFFASKLDWSERERRRDWLALHTDLLAVRKTDPAFHPGVRIDGAVISPAAFVLRYIVDGTDDRLLVVNLGRDLKLDPIPEPLLAPPDGATRWAAGWSSEEPSYGGHGTAPLDTDLGWLIPGESAVWLAGDRGV, via the coding sequence GTCGGGGCCGAAGTCGTCCCCGGCGGCGTCCACTTTCGCGTCTGGGCGCCGATCCGCACGACGGTCGAAGTGGTGATCGAGGCCGGCCCGACGGCCGCGCTCGCGGCCGAGGGCGGCGGGTACTTCTCGGCGCTGGTGCCGGGCGTGGCCGCGGGCGACCGCTACAAGTTCCGTCTGGACGGACGGCCGAACACGCACCCCGATCTGGCCTCGCGGTATCAGCCGGCGGGCCCGCACGGCCCGTCGCAAGTCGTGGACCCGGCGGTGTTCCCGTGGACCGATCAGGATTGGAAGGGAGTCCTCGAAACGGGCCAGGTCTTCTACGAGATGCACGTCGGCACCTTCACGCCGGACGGCACCTTCGCCGCCGCCGCGGACAAGCTGCCTGAGCTGGCAGCACTCGGCGTCACGGCGGTCGAGGTGATGCCGGTCGCCGAGTTCCCCGGCGAGTTCGGCTGGGGCTATGACGGCGTCCACATGTTCGCGCCGACGCGCCTGTACGGCACGCCCGACGACTTCCGCCGGTTCGTGGACCGCGCCCACGCTCTCGGTCTCGGCGTGATCCTGGACGTGGTCTACAACCACTTCGGGCCGAGCGGGAACTACACCCGCGAGTACAGCCCGCAGTTCTTCAGCACGGTCCACAAGACCGACTGGGGCGAGCCGTTCAACTTCGACGGCCCGGACAGCGGCCCGGTCCGCGAGTTCTTCGTCGCCAACGCCGGCTACTGGGTGGACGAGTTCCACCTCGACGGCCTCCGCCTCGACGCCACGCAGGCCATCTTCGACGACTCCAAGGAGTACGTCGTGACATCGATCGCCCGCCGGGCGCGGGAGGCGGGCCGCGGCAAGTCAATCTACGTCGTGGCCGAGAACGAGCCCCAAGACGCCCGGCTGGCGAGGCCGTCCGAGAGCGGCGGCAGCGGCCTGAACGCGCTGTGGAACGACGACCTGCACCACGCCTGCCGCGTGGCCCTCACGGCCCGGAACGAAGGCTACTTCTCCGACTACCTCGGCACGCCGCAGGAGCTGATCAGCGCCGCGAAGTACGGCTTCCTGTACCAGGGGCAGCGCTACCGCTGGCACGCCCGGCCGCGCGGCCGGGCCGCGTTCGACCTGAAGCCGCACAACTTCGTAGCCTTCCTCGAGAACCACGACCAGGTTGCCAACAGCTGCCGCGGCCTGCGGCTGAATCAGTTGGCGAGTCCCGGCAAGCTGCGGGCGCTGACGGCGTACCTGTTACTCGGCCCGGCGACGCCGATGCTGTTCCAGGGGCAGGAGTGGGCCAGCACCCGGCCGTTCCTCTACTTCGCGCACCACGAGCCCGACCTGGCGAAGCTCGTCCACGAGGGCCGCCGCGGCGAATTGAAGCGATTCCGCAGCCAGTCATCGCCGGCCGTGCTGGCCCAGGTCGCCGACCCCGCCGCCGCCGAGACGTTCTTCGCGTCGAAGCTCGACTGGTCGGAGCGCGAGCGGCGCCGCGACTGGCTCGCGCTCCACACCGACCTGTTGGCGGTGCGCAAAACCGACCCCGCCTTTCACCCCGGCGTGCGTATCGACGGGGCCGTCATCAGCCCCGCGGCGTTCGTGCTGCGCTACATCGTGGACGGCACCGACGACCGACTATTGGTCGTAAACCTCGGCCGCGACCTGAAGCTGGACCCGATCCCCGAGCCGCTGCTGGCGCCGCCCGACGGCGCGACGCGCTGGGCGGCCGGCTGGTCGAGCGAGGAGCCCAGCTACGGCGGTCACGGCACCGCGCCGCTGGACACCGACCTCGGCTGGCTCATCCCCGGCGAGTCGGCCGTGTGGCTGGCCGGGGACCGCGGGGTATGA
- a CDS encoding HEAT repeat domain-containing protein, whose amino-acid sequence MRRPTTANTILFAALMALAGCGKKPQPAPGPEPEAAPSRPSPDVPPPPKEPPAPAPAPEATPPSPIPPFVAYGSVPMPPPVAPMPADPGKGVAAQPPAPPPVFPPPPESKDKDKDKGGSTSVKAEWPKTINGRTLAETIRDTRDLDPAVRERSLRTIPGFGPEIVRQERDWPKAVLERMAADKERDPGVRAGAYEAVGAVGLEKDADVKEAVRILFLAAEQGASGGGARLHAIQTLAAFGSKAEGAVNYLVGPPMIDFAYETRRSVAFTLGRIAYNDHSGPSARAQEALFKLAADHSAPVRMEAYQSLVILGPPLAPRDPKAPPLKDLKADPPRSEDRVAAYVASIKKRLAPAPAPKTGESPSPTGVVERDKQVEIMARLVLMRYEPKELNDENLSAVAKYANDKEVGPRLQALNVLGNIGPAAARKIDDVVKALTAEDADVVLAAVTTLVQFGPTSKAAIPAVERLRTRGTTDDEKKYWQKLTDDAVKAIRDTEKKDKKP is encoded by the coding sequence ATGCGCCGTCCGACCACCGCCAACACCATCCTGTTCGCCGCCCTGATGGCGCTCGCCGGGTGTGGGAAGAAGCCGCAGCCCGCCCCCGGACCGGAACCCGAAGCCGCCCCGTCCCGCCCGTCGCCCGACGTGCCGCCGCCGCCGAAAGAGCCGCCCGCCCCCGCGCCGGCGCCCGAGGCCACACCGCCGAGTCCGATCCCGCCGTTCGTCGCCTACGGGTCGGTGCCGATGCCGCCGCCGGTCGCGCCGATGCCGGCCGACCCGGGGAAGGGCGTCGCCGCGCAGCCGCCGGCCCCGCCGCCGGTGTTCCCCCCGCCGCCCGAGAGCAAGGACAAGGACAAGGACAAGGGCGGCAGCACGTCGGTGAAGGCCGAGTGGCCGAAGACGATCAACGGCCGCACGCTCGCCGAAACCATCCGCGACACCCGCGACCTGGACCCGGCCGTCCGCGAGCGGTCGCTGCGGACCATCCCCGGGTTCGGCCCCGAGATCGTCCGCCAGGAGAGGGACTGGCCGAAGGCGGTGTTGGAGCGGATGGCCGCCGACAAGGAGCGCGACCCCGGCGTCCGCGCCGGCGCCTACGAGGCCGTCGGCGCCGTCGGGCTGGAGAAGGACGCGGACGTGAAGGAGGCCGTCCGCATCCTGTTCCTGGCCGCCGAGCAGGGGGCCAGCGGCGGCGGCGCCCGCCTCCACGCCATCCAGACGCTGGCCGCGTTCGGGTCGAAGGCCGAGGGGGCGGTCAACTACCTCGTCGGCCCGCCGATGATCGACTTCGCCTACGAGACGCGGCGGTCCGTCGCGTTTACCCTCGGCCGCATCGCCTACAACGACCATTCCGGCCCGAGCGCGCGGGCGCAGGAGGCGCTGTTCAAGCTCGCCGCCGACCACAGCGCCCCGGTGCGGATGGAGGCGTACCAGTCGCTCGTCATCCTCGGCCCGCCGCTCGCTCCGCGCGACCCGAAGGCGCCGCCGCTGAAGGACCTGAAGGCCGACCCGCCGCGGTCCGAGGACCGGGTGGCGGCCTACGTCGCCAGCATCAAGAAGCGGCTCGCCCCGGCCCCCGCCCCTAAGACGGGTGAGTCGCCGTCGCCGACCGGCGTGGTCGAGCGCGACAAGCAGGTGGAGATCATGGCCCGGCTGGTGCTGATGCGGTACGAGCCGAAGGAACTGAACGACGAGAACCTGTCGGCCGTGGCGAAGTACGCGAACGACAAGGAGGTCGGCCCGCGGCTCCAGGCGCTGAACGTGCTCGGCAACATCGGGCCGGCCGCGGCCCGCAAGATCGACGACGTGGTGAAGGCGCTCACCGCCGAGGACGCCGACGTGGTCTTGGCCGCCGTCACGACGCTGGTGCAGTTCGGCCCGACGAGCAAGGCGGCGATCCCGGCCGTGGAGCGGCTCCGCACCCGCGGCACCACCGACGACGAGAAGAAGTACTGGCAGAAGCTGACCGACGACGCCGTGAAGGCCATCCGCGACACGGAGAAGAAGGACAAGAAGCCGTAG
- a CDS encoding GNAT family N-acetyltransferase → MTTYRRFRNTDPPALADVWNEAHTARGAYPVRTPALLERWIFSKPYFDPDGLIVAADEESNLVEGYVLAGFAPTAELNALNFAEGVISSVAVRPTARRKGVGRGLVSAAEEYLIRKGARTLRAGPTWPQCPFGFGLYGGTNAPGFLASDPDADPFFRALGYQPAGQTAVYQKKLDQPIALADARFGMLRRRYETQVLRAAAVQSWWHDAVWGTLEPVEFRLVDKLANNFPAARAVVWELEGYGWRWGTPSAGILDMQVRPDLRRQGMAKLLVSQVLRFLQDQFFGVCELHAPTDRADLTGLCKAATMELVDTGTTYLKPVPEDRQVPLRQATGLTPVGV, encoded by the coding sequence GTGACCACCTACCGCCGCTTCCGCAACACCGACCCGCCGGCCCTTGCCGACGTCTGGAACGAGGCCCACACCGCCCGCGGGGCGTACCCCGTCCGCACCCCCGCCCTGCTCGAACGCTGGATCTTCAGCAAGCCTTACTTCGACCCCGACGGCTTGATCGTCGCCGCGGACGAGGAGAGCAACCTCGTCGAAGGGTATGTCCTCGCCGGGTTCGCCCCCACGGCCGAGCTGAACGCCCTCAACTTCGCCGAAGGGGTCATCAGCTCCGTGGCCGTACGGCCGACGGCGCGGCGGAAGGGCGTCGGCCGAGGACTCGTCTCGGCGGCCGAGGAGTACCTGATCCGCAAGGGCGCCCGCACCCTCCGCGCCGGGCCGACGTGGCCGCAGTGCCCGTTCGGGTTCGGCCTGTACGGCGGCACCAACGCCCCCGGCTTCCTCGCCTCCGACCCCGACGCCGACCCGTTCTTCCGCGCCCTCGGCTACCAGCCCGCCGGCCAGACGGCCGTCTACCAGAAGAAGCTCGACCAGCCGATCGCACTGGCCGACGCCCGGTTCGGCATGTTGCGCCGCCGCTACGAGACGCAGGTGCTCCGCGCCGCCGCGGTGCAGAGCTGGTGGCACGACGCCGTGTGGGGCACCCTCGAACCGGTCGAGTTCCGGCTCGTCGACAAGCTGGCGAACAACTTCCCGGCCGCCCGCGCCGTCGTGTGGGAGCTGGAAGGCTACGGCTGGCGCTGGGGCACGCCGTCGGCCGGCATCCTGGACATGCAGGTGCGGCCCGACCTCCGCCGGCAGGGGATGGCCAAGCTGCTCGTGTCGCAGGTGCTTCGCTTCCTTCAGGACCAGTTCTTCGGCGTGTGCGAGCTCCACGCCCCCACCGACCGGGCCGACCTGACCGGGCTGTGCAAGGCGGCCACGATGGAGCTGGTGGACACCGGCACGACGTACCTCAAGCCCGTGCCCGAAGACCGGCAGGTGCCTCTGAGACAGGCCACGGGGCTCACTCCCGTCGGGGTCTGA
- a CDS encoding radical SAM protein produces MIALPSVPPEARPRLAPLRGLEAGELLIHELYLSVQGESTFAGLPCVFVRTSVCDLRCSWCDTPHAFTRGERMPRAEVLARALAFDCPLVEVTGGEPLLQPDVLPLMAELCDAGRTVLLETAGAHDVGPVDRRVHVIMDLKCPDSGEAHRNRWANLDALKPTDQIKFVVASRRDWEWAERTIREHALDRRFVCLVSAVFGAVKLSDLADWLVAAKLGDVRMQLQMHKFVWDPAARGV; encoded by the coding sequence ATGATCGCGTTGCCGTCCGTCCCGCCCGAGGCCCGTCCGCGGCTCGCCCCGCTCCGAGGGCTGGAGGCGGGCGAACTCCTGATCCACGAACTGTACCTCAGCGTGCAGGGCGAATCGACCTTCGCCGGGCTGCCGTGCGTCTTCGTCCGCACCAGCGTGTGCGACCTCCGCTGCTCGTGGTGCGACACGCCGCACGCTTTCACGCGCGGCGAGCGCATGCCGCGCGCCGAGGTGCTGGCCCGGGCGCTGGCGTTCGACTGCCCGCTGGTCGAGGTCACCGGCGGCGAGCCGCTGCTGCAACCGGACGTGCTGCCGCTGATGGCCGAGTTGTGCGACGCCGGCCGCACCGTGCTGCTGGAGACGGCCGGCGCCCACGACGTCGGCCCGGTGGACCGCCGCGTCCACGTTATCATGGACCTGAAGTGCCCGGACAGCGGCGAGGCCCACCGCAACCGCTGGGCGAACCTCGACGCCCTGAAGCCGACGGATCAGATCAAGTTCGTGGTCGCCAGCCGCCGCGACTGGGAGTGGGCCGAGCGCACGATCCGCGAGCACGCGCTCGACCGGCGGTTCGTGTGCCTGGTGTCGGCCGTGTTCGGGGCGGTGAAGCTGTCCGACCTGGCCGACTGGCTCGTGGCCGCGAAGCTGGGGGACGTGCGTATGCAATTGCAGATGCACAAATTCGTCTGGGACCCAGCCGCCCGCGGCGTGTAG
- a CDS encoding HAD-IIA family hydrolase, translated as MHSNGSSPRFGFLIDMDGVLYRGPALIPGADRFVAGLRENDIPFLFLTNNSQRTRRDVAARLARMGVDVGEEHVFTSAMATARFLADQKPEGTAFVIGEGGLLTALHQHGYAVVDHDPDYVVVGEGRTFNLEQVEAAVRMILGGAKLIATNLDPNCPTQAGVRPGCGAMVAMLETATGVKAFSVGKPSPVMMRAARKELGLRTDETVMVGDTMETDILGGVQLGFHTVLVFSGGTKPDDLPRYTYRPETAVPSLAELADLLEANDWRPPWRPSPRAARAAVGV; from the coding sequence ATGCACAGCAACGGCAGCAGCCCGCGGTTCGGGTTCCTCATCGACATGGACGGCGTCCTGTACCGCGGCCCCGCGCTCATCCCCGGCGCCGACCGGTTCGTCGCCGGCCTGCGCGAGAACGACATCCCGTTCCTGTTCCTGACCAACAACAGCCAGCGCACCCGCCGCGACGTGGCGGCCAGGCTCGCCCGCATGGGCGTGGACGTGGGCGAGGAGCACGTCTTCACCAGCGCCATGGCGACGGCCCGCTTCCTGGCGGACCAGAAGCCCGAGGGCACCGCCTTCGTCATCGGGGAAGGGGGGCTCCTGACCGCGCTCCACCAGCACGGGTACGCCGTGGTCGATCACGACCCCGACTACGTGGTCGTGGGCGAGGGGCGGACGTTCAACCTTGAGCAGGTCGAGGCCGCGGTGCGGATGATCCTCGGCGGCGCGAAGCTGATCGCCACGAACCTCGACCCCAACTGCCCGACGCAGGCCGGGGTGCGGCCCGGGTGCGGGGCGATGGTGGCGATGCTGGAGACGGCGACGGGCGTGAAGGCGTTCAGCGTGGGGAAGCCGAGCCCGGTGATGATGCGCGCCGCCCGCAAGGAACTCGGCCTCCGCACCGACGAGACGGTGATGGTCGGCGACACGATGGAGACGGACATCCTGGGCGGCGTGCAGCTGGGGTTCCACACGGTGCTGGTGTTCAGCGGCGGGACGAAGCCGGACGACCTGCCGCGGTACACGTACCGGCCGGAGACGGCGGTGCCGTCGCTGGCCGAGCTGGCGGACCTGCTGGAGGCGAACGACTGGCGGCCGCCGTGGCGGCCATCGCCGCGCGCGGCGCGGGCGGCGGTGGGAGTGTGA
- a CDS encoding DUF4349 domain-containing protein — MIPAEPPVRPPAAAARGSARPFFVVFGVTIVLLIVGGVFLATSTKHAFRESFSFVGSAIKPTSASSPPAPDRAAREAAPAGAVFDPLVAAQAPVPVPAGQPKAEPVDRKIVYTAQLDLVVKNLDAADKQVDELLTANGGRLVSSESRGDAGSKRTATFKLEVPAGKFRAFMSALRPLGVPERDKVDSDDLTDEFVDIQIRVKHLKAEEDNLLKLLTERARSVEESLAIRRQMLPIREQIEKAEGRQKYIEAKAAFSTVTLKLREEANYVPPTADPPPTPPTFGDRVAATFGGSWSLLVTVGEWIALVGVAVAPWLPFVVPLAFAGVWVSRRRAGRATPPA; from the coding sequence GTGATCCCCGCCGAGCCGCCGGTTCGCCCACCTGCCGCCGCTGCCCGCGGGTCGGCGCGGCCGTTCTTCGTCGTCTTCGGCGTGACGATTGTCCTGCTGATCGTCGGGGGCGTCTTCCTCGCCACCAGTACCAAACACGCCTTTAGGGAGTCGTTCTCATTCGTCGGCTCCGCGATCAAGCCGACGAGCGCGAGTAGCCCGCCCGCCCCGGACCGGGCCGCGCGCGAGGCGGCGCCGGCCGGCGCCGTCTTCGACCCGCTGGTTGCCGCCCAGGCACCGGTTCCGGTGCCCGCCGGGCAACCGAAGGCCGAGCCGGTCGACCGCAAGATCGTTTACACCGCGCAGCTCGACCTCGTCGTCAAGAACCTCGACGCGGCCGACAAGCAGGTCGACGAGCTTCTCACGGCCAACGGCGGCCGCCTGGTCAGCTCCGAGTCGCGCGGCGACGCCGGCAGCAAGCGCACCGCGACGTTCAAGCTCGAGGTGCCGGCGGGGAAGTTCCGCGCCTTCATGTCCGCGCTGCGGCCGCTCGGCGTCCCCGAGCGCGACAAGGTCGATTCCGACGACCTGACGGACGAGTTCGTGGACATCCAGATCCGCGTGAAGCACCTGAAGGCCGAGGAGGACAACCTCCTGAAACTGCTGACCGAACGCGCCCGGTCGGTGGAGGAGTCGCTGGCCATCCGCCGGCAGATGCTGCCGATCCGCGAGCAGATCGAGAAGGCCGAGGGGCGGCAGAAGTACATCGAGGCGAAGGCGGCGTTCTCGACGGTGACGCTGAAGCTGCGCGAGGAGGCGAACTACGTCCCGCCGACGGCCGACCCGCCGCCGACGCCGCCGACGTTCGGCGACCGCGTGGCGGCGACGTTCGGCGGCTCGTGGAGCCTGCTGGTGACGGTCGGCGAGTGGATCGCGCTGGTCGGGGTGGCGGTCGCGCCGTGGCTGCCGTTCGTGGTGCCGCTGGCGTTCGCGGGCGTGTGGGTGTCGCGCCGCCGCGCCGGCCGGGCGACGCCGCCGGCATAA
- a CDS encoding extracellular catalytic domain type 1 short-chain-length polyhydroxyalkanoate depolymerase: MRHAALLVLLLAAAAPADTPAAPVPVAARKVKSGGKERTYLVHVPKGLDAKTPAPVVVVFHGAGMTARIMRAVTGLDAVADKHRFVVAYPDGTGLIPTWNSGGIPFVVNKTDDVVFARDLLDDLKAVAAVDPKRVYAAGFSNGGMMTYKLANEQADAFAAVCAVGGTMTYEEPAPKRPVPVLHFHGTDDAFVPMTGTPRTGKGPAFKSVEATAAAWAKANGCAAAPVEAELPDADPDDGCKVKRKTFAGGTGGAEVVVYTVEGGGHNWFGRPSLGGLTGRSTTDVDVNGRMWEFFQKHARP, from the coding sequence GTGCGCCACGCCGCCCTCCTCGTCCTGCTGCTGGCCGCCGCCGCGCCGGCCGACACGCCCGCCGCCCCCGTCCCCGTCGCCGCGCGGAAGGTGAAGTCTGGCGGTAAGGAGCGCACGTATCTGGTCCACGTCCCGAAGGGGCTCGACGCGAAGACGCCGGCGCCCGTCGTGGTCGTGTTCCACGGGGCCGGTATGACCGCCCGCATCATGCGCGCGGTCACCGGCCTCGACGCCGTCGCCGACAAGCACCGGTTCGTCGTCGCCTACCCCGACGGCACCGGCCTCATTCCGACGTGGAACTCCGGCGGCATCCCGTTCGTCGTGAACAAGACCGACGACGTGGTGTTCGCCCGCGACCTGCTCGACGACCTGAAGGCGGTGGCGGCGGTCGACCCGAAGCGCGTCTACGCCGCTGGGTTCAGCAACGGCGGCATGATGACGTACAAGCTGGCAAACGAACAGGCCGACGCGTTCGCCGCCGTGTGCGCCGTCGGCGGCACGATGACCTACGAGGAGCCGGCGCCGAAGCGGCCGGTGCCGGTGCTACACTTCCACGGCACCGACGACGCCTTCGTGCCGATGACCGGCACGCCGAGGACCGGGAAGGGGCCGGCGTTCAAGTCGGTCGAGGCGACGGCGGCGGCGTGGGCGAAGGCCAACGGCTGCGCCGCGGCGCCGGTCGAAGCGGAACTGCCCGACGCCGACCCCGACGACGGGTGCAAGGTGAAGCGAAAGACGTTCGCGGGCGGCACCGGCGGCGCGGAGGTGGTGGTCTACACGGTCGAGGGCGGCGGCCACAACTGGTTCGGCCGGCCGTCGCTCGGCGGCCTCACGGGCCGGTCCACGACCGACGTGGACGTGAACGGACGAATGTGGGAATTCTTCCAGAAGCACGCCCGGCCGTGA
- a CDS encoding c-type heme family protein: MSASTRTGLAAGLFVLPLALAVSPTRADEEGADRRVPVAVARDRAKLAHEVYVATLDSMHHHFFRRDRAVLPARALEDVFTQVGRRTGVEAKWIAVNTPAMSTDHEPKTAFEKEAAAAIAAGKDSYERVEGGVYRRAGAIPLGTGCVSCHTRFATAPDKTPRFAGLVLGVPLKGE; the protein is encoded by the coding sequence ATGTCCGCTTCCACCCGCACCGGCCTCGCGGCCGGGCTGTTCGTGCTCCCTCTCGCGCTGGCCGTGAGCCCGACCCGGGCCGACGAGGAGGGGGCCGACCGCCGCGTGCCAGTCGCCGTAGCCCGGGACCGGGCGAAGCTGGCGCACGAGGTCTACGTCGCCACGCTCGACTCGATGCACCACCATTTCTTCCGCCGCGACCGTGCGGTGCTGCCGGCCCGCGCGCTGGAGGACGTGTTCACCCAGGTCGGCCGGCGGACCGGGGTCGAGGCGAAGTGGATCGCCGTGAACACCCCGGCGATGTCGACCGACCACGAGCCGAAGACGGCCTTCGAGAAGGAGGCGGCGGCCGCGATCGCGGCCGGGAAGGACTCGTACGAGCGGGTCGAGGGCGGCGTCTACCGGCGGGCCGGGGCGATCCCGCTCGGGACCGGGTGCGTCAGCTGCCACACCCGGTTCGCGACCGCCCCGGACAAGACGCCGCGGTTCGCCGGGCTGGTCCTCGGCGTGCCGCTGAAGGGCGAGTGA
- a CDS encoding glycosyltransferase family 2 protein produces the protein MALAVPPGGPTPPTPPPAAVPVPVPTRTRRPSRAAPPRTPDLSVVVVNFCQWRNTARLVTQLRRSIAARTGTADVVIVDNHSPSHPVVRRLTALRGVTVRRFGRNHGFARAVNRGCRVGRGRWLLLLNPDVTVPDGFLDEVLAAVRRLPANDPRAGVVGFRLMNPDGTGQASAGPFPTLGNTVGGMIRPRSRRKCRHVDAADRTAVPWVTGGCLLVRRDCFEQLGGLDETFFLYYEDVDLCRRAADAGWGVWYDPRLEVTHHWPLHARRVPPPLRLMTRHALLTYARKHWPGWQAGALSWLVWAEAGVRQAWAAVRGDRDAARCHAETRRLVGDVARGRLEAARKRIRTAAAFLHPVAAEQDGRTS, from the coding sequence ATGGCCCTGGCAGTCCCGCCCGGCGGCCCCACGCCGCCCACCCCGCCGCCGGCCGCGGTCCCCGTCCCCGTGCCGACCCGGACGCGCCGCCCGAGCCGCGCCGCACCGCCCCGGACGCCCGACCTGTCCGTCGTCGTCGTCAACTTCTGCCAGTGGCGCAACACCGCCCGCCTCGTCACCCAGCTCCGCCGCTCGATCGCCGCCCGCACCGGCACGGCCGACGTGGTCATCGTCGATAATCACTCGCCGTCCCACCCGGTCGTCCGCCGGCTCACCGCCCTCCGGGGCGTCACCGTGCGCCGGTTCGGCCGCAACCACGGCTTCGCCCGCGCCGTGAACCGCGGCTGCCGCGTCGGCCGCGGCCGCTGGCTGCTCCTCCTCAACCCCGATGTGACCGTCCCCGACGGCTTCCTGGACGAGGTGTTGGCCGCGGTCCGCCGGCTGCCGGCGAACGACCCGCGGGCCGGGGTCGTCGGCTTCCGGCTGATGAACCCGGACGGCACCGGGCAGGCGTCGGCCGGGCCGTTCCCGACGCTCGGCAACACCGTCGGCGGGATGATCCGGCCGCGCTCCCGGCGGAAGTGCCGGCACGTCGACGCCGCCGACCGTACCGCCGTGCCGTGGGTGACCGGCGGCTGCCTGCTGGTGCGCCGCGACTGCTTCGAGCAACTCGGCGGCCTGGATGAAACTTTCTTCCTCTACTACGAGGACGTGGACCTCTGCCGGCGGGCCGCGGACGCCGGCTGGGGCGTGTGGTACGACCCGCGGCTCGAAGTGACGCACCACTGGCCGCTGCACGCGCGGCGGGTGCCGCCGCCGCTGCGACTCATGACGCGGCACGCGCTCCTGACCTACGCCCGGAAGCACTGGCCGGGCTGGCAGGCGGGCGCGCTGTCGTGGCTGGTGTGGGCGGAGGCCGGCGTGCGGCAGGCGTGGGCGGCGGTCCGCGGCGACCGCGACGCGGCCCGCTGCCACGCCGAGACGCGCCGGTTGGTCGGCGACGTGGCCCGCGGCCGGCTCGAGGCGGCGCGGAAGCGCATCCGCACGGCGGCGGCGTTCCTCCACCCCGTCGCCGCCGAGCAGGACGGGCGCACGAGCTGA